GTCGTGCCCGCGTGGCGAAAAATGTAATCCGTCAGACAGCGGAAGCCTACCCAGCACAATCGTATCGCCCAGCTCGGTACGACGCGTTATTAGCTGCTGCTGTACCGCAAGCGACTTCGATGTAAATTCCGGCCCAGATGTATCGTCAACCGCAAACGGTGGCGGCAAAATATATACGACGCGCACACCACTAGCGCATTCAGCATACCATGTTAAATCAGCTATGATATCATCGGCCGCTCGGTGAAATCGTTGCTGCAAATCATTCGTACCGAGTGCAATAATCACCAAGTCGACGGGAAGTGCTGCATGTAAACATTCAACAAAATAATCGTGTCCATTTTTATGCGGCTTATCAGTACGAAAACTGCCTGCAACACGTCCACATACACCGTCAACAACAATATCCACCCGCCTGCGCAGCATACGGCGCACTTGATTCGCCCAGCGGCGACTATACGGTATGCGGCTTCCTCCAAAACGTGCACCCCATACATTTGAATCGCCATATATCAAAATTCGTTGCCTCATTCTCTGCGTAGCGCCCTACCTTTCACTCCAAATCATTATTTTTCCCATTGTAGCACAAACTCTAATAATCAAGCTTTTCAAGCCTCTGCAAAACCGGTAAGATAGGATAGTGAAACAGCCACGATACGAAACAGTGACGCTCGAAAAGATTGTCGGCGGCGGGCAAGCACTCGGAACGCTAAGCGATGGACGCAAATGCTTCGTGTGGGGTGGATTGCCAGACGAGACCGTGACATTTCGCGTAACAAAAAAGAAAGCGCATTTTGTTGAAGGTAGCGTCACCGAAGTCCTACACGCCTCGCCCGAGCGCATCGCACCGCGCGACGCCGATAGCTACCTGAGTACAAGCCCGTGGCAAATCATGACGTTTAGCGCCGAACAGCGCTACAAGGCAGCGCTGATTGAAGAAGCCTTTAAGCTGCATACTATTGTATTGCCGCACAAAATCAACGTGTATACTGATGGACGCGAATTTCAATACCGCAATAAGGTAGAATTTAGCTGGTTTAGCGAGAGAGCAGGCGAATCGTACCCCGATACGCTTGACCTCGCATTCTTCCGTCGTGGCAGCAAAGGCAAAATCATCGTCAATGAATGTAGTTTATTGCCGCCCGAAGTCATAGCGCTCGCGCATAGTGTCCGCGATATACTACGCCGCAAACATATATCTGCTCGCCAATTAAAAACATTACTCATTCGTAGCAATCAACAGGGAAGCTGCGTTTGGCAGCTGTACATAAAAGATAGACTAGCAGACGCCATTACGCACGAAGAGGCAGAGGCACTATCC
This portion of the TM7 phylum sp. oral taxon 349 genome encodes:
- a CDS encoding class I SAM-dependent RNA methyltransferase codes for the protein MKQPRYETVTLEKIVGGGQALGTLSDGRKCFVWGGLPDETVTFRVTKKKAHFVEGSVTEVLHASPERIAPRDADSYLSTSPWQIMTFSAEQRYKAALIEEAFKLHTIVLPHKINVYTDGREFQYRNKVEFSWFSERAGESYPDTLDLAFFRRGSKGKIIVNECSLLPPEVIALAHSVRDILRRKHISARQLKTLLIRSNQQGSCVWQLYIKDRLADAITHEEAEALSAQGGEIIYSDPRSPASRITARLAKFGVTTLTDTILGTPFRYACEGFFQVNIPTYEQALRDIQEWVSYPKYTTLAGNNFNRKSPSVIDLYAGVGTIGLTVGGDNVTLIEINEFAVAEMQRNIAALGRANARAILAPSEKALDFITPNHIVIVDPPRAGLHADVVAKLLEATPPRIIYLSCNPITQARDIALLAKEYSIHTHQGYNFFPRTPHIEHLVVLDRK